In one Pseudodesulfovibrio tunisiensis genomic region, the following are encoded:
- the pnuC gene encoding nicotinamide riboside transporter PnuC: MAESAAGIITFVVQFVQAMGWPERISTLTGLVYIVLSVRQNPLCWPFGIVSVGIWMVVVFLGQLYMDAFLQFVYVVLGFYGWYQWLRGGQDRTPLPVRSVDRKLWTRLGLIGIGTTIPLGLLSQYVLHASFPWWDTVTTVVSLIAQYLLAKKYLENWLLWIAADVAYIFIYQAKGWPGYGVLMAVYTIMAGVGFVQWLRSMRAGQAVA, translated from the coding sequence ATGGCCGAATCGGCTGCCGGAATCATCACGTTCGTCGTCCAGTTCGTGCAGGCCATGGGCTGGCCCGAACGCATTTCCACACTGACCGGACTCGTCTACATCGTTCTCAGCGTCCGCCAGAACCCGCTCTGCTGGCCCTTCGGCATCGTGAGCGTGGGCATCTGGATGGTCGTGGTCTTTCTGGGGCAGCTCTACATGGACGCATTCCTGCAATTCGTCTACGTGGTGCTCGGCTTCTACGGCTGGTACCAATGGCTGCGCGGCGGTCAGGACCGCACCCCGCTCCCGGTCCGGTCCGTGGACAGGAAACTCTGGACGCGGCTGGGCCTGATCGGCATCGGGACCACCATTCCGCTGGGCCTGCTCTCCCAATACGTGCTGCACGCCTCGTTCCCGTGGTGGGACACCGTGACCACCGTTGTCAGTCTGATCGCCCAGTATCTGCTGGCAAAGAAGTATCTGGAAAACTGGCTGCTCTGGATCGCGGCGGACGTGGCCTACATCTTCATCTATCAGGCCAAGGGCTGGCCCGGATACGGCGTGCTCATGGCCGTATACACGATCATGGCCGGGGTGGGATTCGTGCAATGGCTGCGCTCCATGCGCGCCGGACAGGCCGTGGCATGA
- a CDS encoding AAA family ATPase: MTVRIVLTGSECTGKTTLARALGEHYGVPVAPEYLRDYFIANRGVLTLADAEPIARGQVAGEIALERAGINPLICDTNILSSVVYNHHYYGESPVWIEEQLDRRVYNHYLLCAIDVPWVSDGQRDMPEGREYMQALFREELQRRGLSFTELSGLPETRLKQALHIIDALL; this comes from the coding sequence ATGACCGTCCGCATCGTACTGACCGGGTCCGAATGCACGGGCAAGACCACCTTGGCCCGCGCTCTCGGCGAGCACTACGGCGTGCCCGTGGCCCCGGAATATCTGCGGGACTACTTCATTGCCAACCGCGGCGTCCTGACCCTGGCCGATGCCGAACCCATTGCCCGGGGACAGGTGGCCGGAGAAATCGCGCTGGAACGCGCCGGCATCAATCCCCTGATCTGCGATACCAACATCCTGTCGTCCGTGGTCTACAACCATCACTATTACGGCGAGTCTCCGGTCTGGATCGAGGAACAGCTCGACAGGCGAGTCTACAATCACTACCTGCTCTGTGCCATTGACGTGCCGTGGGTCTCGGACGGCCAGCGCGACATGCCCGAAGGCCGCGAATACATGCAGGCCCTGTTCCGCGAGGAGCTGCAACGCAGAGGTCTCTCCTTCACCGAACTTTCCGGGCTGCCGGAAACACGCCTGAAACAGGCGCTGCACATCATCGACGCGCTTCTGTAG
- the tolR gene encoding protein TolR — protein sequence MAIRTGGGYLNEINVTPFVDVMLVLLIIFMVTAPLMTQGVEVDLPTTRTVRNLPQDSDHLVLTVKRDGRMFLDEYQVDFEELQDHLRRLVANQKKQLFLRADREVPYGTVVRVMGEIKGAGIDRLGIVAEQEKDRK from the coding sequence ATGGCGATCAGGACAGGCGGCGGCTATCTGAACGAGATCAACGTCACCCCGTTCGTGGACGTGATGCTGGTGCTGCTGATCATCTTCATGGTCACGGCTCCGCTCATGACACAGGGGGTGGAAGTGGACCTGCCCACCACGCGCACCGTGCGCAACCTGCCGCAGGACAGCGATCATCTCGTGCTGACCGTGAAACGGGACGGCAGGATGTTTCTGGACGAGTATCAGGTGGATTTCGAGGAATTGCAGGACCATCTCAGACGGCTGGTGGCGAACCAGAAAAAGCAGCTTTTCCTGCGTGCGGACAGGGAAGTGCCCTACGGCACCGTGGTCAGGGTCATGGGCGAGATCAAGGGCGCGGGAATTGATCGGCTCGGCATTGTGGCCGAACAGGAAAAGGACCGGAAATAG
- a CDS encoding MotA/TolQ/ExbB proton channel family protein — protein sequence MNLLPDSDIVTLLSGATLAVKLVLLFLACMSLWSWTIIFLKFLSIGVARRKVARGYDAFVAAHDLTSGLKALGGRDASPLARVGVLAVREFRLLERAEVNRERKRMLAKDTLRRVLRQGISREMRSLTRNLPFLATCANAAPFIGLFGTVWGIMHSFHSIGQQQSAALATVAPGISEALVATAIGLLVAIPATIFYNYFLGKLNEVESGMVDFAGAFLNRAEREIAWAEKAKAGK from the coding sequence ATGAACCTTCTTCCCGACAGCGACATTGTCACGCTGCTTTCCGGCGCCACCCTTGCGGTGAAGCTGGTTCTGCTCTTTCTGGCCTGCATGAGCCTGTGGAGCTGGACCATCATCTTCCTCAAGTTTCTTTCCATCGGCGTGGCCCGACGCAAGGTCGCGCGAGGATATGACGCGTTCGTGGCCGCGCACGACCTGACCTCCGGGCTCAAGGCTCTTGGCGGACGGGACGCATCGCCTCTGGCCCGGGTCGGGGTGCTGGCAGTCAGGGAATTCCGGCTGCTGGAACGGGCCGAAGTCAATCGCGAACGCAAGCGCATGCTGGCCAAGGATACCCTGCGCCGCGTGCTCAGGCAGGGCATCAGCAGGGAAATGCGTTCCCTGACCCGCAATCTGCCGTTTCTGGCCACCTGTGCCAATGCCGCCCCGTTCATCGGGCTGTTCGGCACGGTCTGGGGCATCATGCATTCCTTTCACAGCATCGGCCAGCAGCAGTCCGCAGCGCTGGCCACGGTTGCCCCGGGCATTTCCGAAGCGCTGGTCGCCACGGCCATCGGCCTGCTCGTGGCCATTCCCGCAACGATTTTCTACAACTATTTTCTGGGCAAGCTCAATGAAGTGGAGTCCGGGATGGTGGATTTCGCAGGCGCGTTCCTGAACCGTGCGGAACGCGAAATAGCCTGGGCCGAAAAGGCCAAGGCCGGGAAATAG
- a CDS encoding MerR family transcriptional regulator encodes MSDTFTHKSLAELCEVSETTIKSYRRKFPGFIPVATRGKPIRFRREAGDVCLRIRDCFNKGMSVGETHKVLKEHFKEYGGANGGRPAQPRPAGGVGVFSPEYMEKFFHTAGQMMQGMASLATAQAKADRRLQKLETAIERLMEIETANREHFSEILVSLAQAPAAAPTSPQGTASEPPEPETARQPRRKVVTVRGKEGEVKSYSFDSAEKAECRDGEDCPERPSDAFLGTPVVIHNDKGEFLGVPGRLPLKGFVEIIEKRSHEAGVSTFWSRRDKAWVYTLDAPDGDCHELHFSSTTTPRGNLVVLFSKVDVNGEPTSQAFLQAFFKQVKDGA; translated from the coding sequence ATGTCAGACACCTTTACGCATAAGAGCCTCGCGGAGTTGTGCGAGGTTTCCGAGACCACCATCAAGAGCTATCGCCGCAAGTTCCCCGGCTTCATTCCCGTGGCCACGCGCGGCAAGCCCATCCGGTTCAGAAGGGAGGCGGGCGACGTCTGCCTCAGGATTCGGGACTGCTTCAACAAGGGCATGTCCGTGGGCGAGACCCACAAGGTGCTCAAGGAGCATTTCAAGGAATACGGCGGTGCAAACGGCGGTCGGCCCGCCCAGCCCCGCCCTGCTGGCGGGGTCGGGGTATTTTCCCCGGAATACATGGAAAAGTTCTTCCATACCGCAGGTCAGATGATGCAGGGCATGGCCTCGCTGGCCACGGCTCAGGCCAAGGCCGACAGACGGCTGCAAAAGCTGGAGACCGCCATTGAGCGGCTCATGGAAATAGAAACCGCAAACCGCGAGCACTTTTCGGAAATTCTGGTTTCTCTGGCACAGGCTCCGGCTGCCGCGCCCACCTCCCCCCAGGGAACGGCATCCGAACCGCCCGAACCGGAGACAGCCCGGCAGCCCAGGCGCAAGGTCGTGACCGTGCGCGGCAAGGAAGGGGAAGTGAAATCCTATTCCTTCGACTCGGCGGAAAAGGCCGAATGCCGGGACGGCGAAGACTGCCCGGAGCGCCCTTCGGACGCGTTTCTGGGAACGCCCGTGGTCATCCACAACGACAAGGGCGAATTCCTGGGCGTTCCGGGTCGTCTGCCGCTGAAGGGCTTTGTGGAAATCATCGAGAAGCGCAGCCATGAAGCCGGCGTATCCACCTTCTGGAGCCGCCGGGACAAGGCATGGGTCTACACTCTGGACGCGCCGGACGGCGATTGCCACGAACTGCATTTTTCCAGCACCACCACTCCGCGCGGCAATCTTGTGGTTCTGTTCTCCAAGGTGGACGTGAACGGCGAACCCACGTCGCAAGCCTTTTTGCAGGCTTTCTTCAAACAGGTGAAGGACGGAGCATAG
- a CDS encoding class I SAM-dependent methyltransferase: MEMFFRIYEGLDREGPGSFQCTAQAFALCRESMPPRPRILELGCGSGGATIALAQVSGGDVTATDVYKPYLDRVVQHAEQAGVADRVRVLNRDMARLDFEPESFDLIWCEGAAYIMGVDAALKYWKGFLKPGGCLVFSDAVWFTDDRPGELIGFWKEGYPAMRTAKANEEAARAAGYTVLGGFRIPDLCWEEYYADVEQRMNRVEPEYGADPDGRAIIDATRVEIALYRKYPEACGYQVHVLRR; encoded by the coding sequence ATGGAGATGTTTTTCAGGATATACGAAGGGTTGGACCGCGAAGGGCCGGGCAGTTTTCAGTGTACGGCACAGGCCTTCGCCCTGTGCCGCGAGTCCATGCCGCCCCGGCCCCGAATTCTGGAACTGGGGTGCGGTTCGGGCGGGGCGACCATTGCCCTTGCGCAGGTATCGGGCGGTGATGTCACGGCAACGGACGTGTACAAGCCCTATCTGGATCGCGTGGTGCAGCACGCAGAACAGGCTGGAGTGGCCGACCGCGTGCGCGTGTTGAACCGGGACATGGCCAGGCTGGATTTCGAGCCCGAAAGCTTCGACCTGATCTGGTGCGAAGGCGCGGCCTACATCATGGGCGTGGACGCGGCCCTGAAATACTGGAAGGGGTTTCTCAAACCCGGCGGCTGCCTCGTGTTCAGCGATGCGGTCTGGTTCACGGACGACAGGCCCGGCGAACTGATCGGCTTCTGGAAGGAAGGGTATCCGGCCATGCGCACGGCCAAGGCAAACGAGGAGGCGGCCCGCGCCGCCGGATACACGGTGCTTGGCGGGTTTCGCATTCCGGATTTGTGCTGGGAGGAATATTATGCGGACGTGGAACAACGCATGAACAGGGTTGAACCCGAATATGGCGCGGACCCGGATGGCAGGGCCATCATCGACGCAACCCGCGTGGAAATCGCCCTGTATCGCAAGTACCCGGAGGCATGCGGGTATCAGGTTCATGTGCTGCGCAGGTAG